TGTCCGTTGCATCTGCAAGGGTGACATCGGTTGATTTGTTTGCGGAATCTTCCTTTAAGGCGATTGCCGCATCGGCATCGGACTCGTTTTGGTCTACATCATTTTGAATAGCAGTTTCGGCAGCGATTGCTCTGTTACGTTCTGCGAGTATGGCTGCATCAGCATCGGCTTCGTTTTGGTCAACGTCATCTTGCACAGCAGTAATAGCGGCTGATTCCTCAAGAGCTGAAAGGTCCACCGTTACGGAAGAAGTCCCTTCATCAATTTTCAATACACTCGAAGCGTTGATTGAAGCTGCGGTAATATCATCATCGGCGGTTGCCGTAATTTGTCCGTCTACATAAGTTTTGACTGCGAGTTCTGTTGGGAATTTGGTATCCGTTGCATCTGCAAGGGTAACATCAGTGGATTTATTTGCAGCATCTTCTTTGAGAGCAATTGCCGCATCAGCATCAGCTTCGTTTTGGTCCACGTCAGTTTGAACTGCAGCAATTGCGTTGTCCGCGTCGGTCTCATTTTGGTCCACGTCATTTTGAACTGCAATAATAGCGCTGTCCGCGTCGGACTCGTTTTGGTCTACATCATTTTGAATAGCAGTTTCGGCGGCGATTGCTCTGTTACGTTCCGTTAGTATGGCTGCGTCGGCGTCGGTCTCATTTTGGTCGACATCGTTTTGTACGGCAAGTATTGCTGCGTCTGCATCAGCTTCATTCTGGTCTACATCGTTTTGAACGGCAGTGATATCGGCTGATTCCTCAAGAGCTGAAAGGTCCACCGTTACGGAAGAAGTCCCTTCATCAATTTTCAATACACTCGAAGCGTTGATTGAAGCGGCGGTGATATCATCATCGGCGGTGGCGGTGATTTGTCCGTCTACATAGGTCTTTACGGCAAGTTCGGTTGGGAATTTAGTGTCCGTTGCATCTGCAAGGGTGACATCGGTTGATTTGTTTGCGGAATCTTCCTTTAAGGCGATTGCCGCATCGGCATCAGCTTCATTTTGGTCCACATCGTTTTGAATAGCAGTTTCGGCGGCGATTGCTCTGTTACGTTCCGTTAGTATGGCTGCGTCGGCGTCGGTCTCATTTTGGTCGACATCGTTTTGTACGGCAAGTATTGCTGCGTCTGCATCAGCTTCGTTTTGGTCAACGTCATCTTGCACAGCAGTAATAGCGGCAGATTCTTCCAGAGCGGAAAGGTCCACCGTTACTGAAGTCGCACCTTCGTCGATTTTCAAGACACTCGAAGCATTGATTGAAGCGGCGGTAATATCATCATCTGCGGTGGCGGTGATTTGTCCGTCTACATAGGTCTTTACAGCAAGTTCGGTTGGGAATTTAGTGTCCGTTGCATCTGCAAGGGTGACATCGGTTGATTTATTTGCAGCATCTTCTTTGAGAGCAATTGCCGCATCGGCATCAGCTTCGTTTTGGTCCACGTCAGTTTGAACTGCAGCAATAGCGCTGTCCGCGTCGGACTCGTTTTGGTCTACATCGTTTTGTACGGCAGTGATATCGGCAGATTCTTCTAAAGCGGAAAGGTCTACGGTTACGGAAGAAGTACCTTCATCAATTTTCAATACACTCGAAGCATTGATTGAAGCTGCGGTAATATCATCATCCGCGGTGGCGGTGATTTGTCCGTCCACATAGGTTTTGACAGCGAGTTCGGTTGGGAATTTGGTGTCTGTTGCATCTGCAAGAGTAACGTCAGTGGATTTGTTTGCGGAATCTTCCTTTAAAGCGATTGCCGCATCAGCATCAGCTTCGTTTTGGTCCACATCGTTTTGAATAGCAGTTTCGGCGGCGATTGCTCTGTTACGTTCCGTTAGTATGGTTGCGTCGGCGTCGGTCTCATTTTGGTCGACATCGTTTTGTACGGCAAGTATTGCTGCGTCTGCATCAGCTTCATTTTGGTCCACGTCATTTTGAACTGCAATAATAGCGCTGTCCGCGTCGGACTCGTTTTGGTCTACATCATTTTGAATAGCAGTTTCGGCAGCGATTGCTCTGTTACGTTCTGCGAGTATGGCTGCATCAGCGTCGGCTTCGTTTTGGTCTACGTCATCTTGCACAGCAGTAATAGCGGCTGATTCCTCTAGAGCTGAAAGGTCCACCGTTACGGAAGAAGTACCTTCATCGATTTTCAGAACACTCGAAGCATTGATTGAAGCTCCTGTAATATCGTCATCCGCGGTGGCGGTGATTTGTCCGTCTACATAGGTTTTGACAGCAAGTTCGGTTGGGAATTTGGTATCCGTTGCATCTGCAAGGGTAACGTCAGTGGATTTATTTGCAGCATCTTCTTTGAGAGCAATTGCCGCATCAGCATCAGCTTCGTTTTGGTTCACGTCAGTTTGAATTGCAGCAATTGCGTTGTCCGCGTCGGTCTCATTTTGGTCGACATCGTTTTGTACGGCAAGTATTGCCGCATCGGCATCAGCTTCGTTTTGGTCAACATCGTTTTGAACTGCAGCAATTGCGTTGTCCGCGTCGGTCTCGTTTTGGTCTACATCGTTTTGAATAGCAGTTTCGGCAGCGATTGCTCTGTTACGTTCTGCAAGTATGGCTGCATCGGCATCGGCTTCATTTTGGTCCACGTCAGTTTGAACTGCAGCAATAGCGGTGTCCGCGTCGGTCTCGTTTTGGTCTACATCGTTTTGAATAGCAGTTTCGGCAGCGATTGCTCTGTTACGTTCTGCGAGTATGGCTGCGTCAGCGTCGGCTTCGTTTTGGTCCACGTCAGTTTGAACTGCAGTAATTGCGCTGTCCGCGTCGGACTCGTTTTGGTCCACATCGTTTTGGAGGGCAGTGATATCGGCAGATTCTTCAAGAGCTGAAAGGTCCACCGTTACGGAAGAAGTCCCTTCATCAATTTTCAATACACTCGAAGCATTGATTGAGGCACCTGTAATATCGTCATCCGCAGTAGCGGCAATTCTTCCGTCCACATAAGTTTTAACGGCAAGTTCGGTTGGGAATTTAGTGTCCGTTGCATCTGCAAGAGTTACATCATCGGATTTGTTTGCGGAATCTTCCTTTAAGGCGATTGCCGCATCGGCATCAGCTTCGTTTTGGTCCACGTCATTTTGAACTGCAATAATAGCGTTGTCCGCGTCGGACTCGTTTTGGTCAACATCGTTTTGAATAGCAGTTTCGGCAGCGATTGCTCTGTTGCGTTCTGCAAGAATCGATGCGTCAGCATCAGCTTCGTTTTGGTCCACGTCATTTTGAACTGTAGCAATTGCGTTGTCCGCGTCGGACTCGTTTTGGTCTACATCGTTTTGAATAGCAGTTTCTGCAGCGATTGCTCTGTTACGTTCTGCAAGTATGGCTGCATCGGCATCAGCTTCGTTTTGGTCCACGTCATCTTGCACAGCAGTAATAGCGGTGTCCGCGTCGGACTCGTTTTGGTCCACATCGTTTTGGACGGCTGTGATATCTGCGGATTCTTCCAATGCGGAAAGGTCTGCTGTAGTATTGTTTCCATTTTCAATTTCAACTGTTAAAATAGAAGTAGTCTCGTCTAAATTAGCATTCTCAAGGTTTTGGTCATCCGTACCCGTAAAATTAAGCGGGCCGCTACCATTATTAAAGGTAAAGCTGCCATCTAGGTTATCTATTAAATTTGCTTTTGAGATGATAACGGGATTGCCAGCTTCATTTGTATAGGTTACGGTACCGTCATTATTTTCTAATAAGGCAGTAACGGTTTCACCAGCCGCAACATTTACGCAAAGGCTAGACCATAAATTGTTAGTATACTGAAAAAGGCAGTTTTCATCTGTATTGAAGACTAGTGCGCCGTTCAATGGGGTAATGGTGTTCATTTGGGCATTGTTTACCCGTGTAACTACCAGTACCCTTGAAGCGCTTTCCAATTCCATAAGGGAAGCAGCGTCTATTTGATTAATGTTGTCGCCAATTTTAACTTGTGAGATGGCTAACTGAGTTAAAAAGAGTAGAACAACGAGGGGAACGTTTTTCATCTTTGGTATAATTTATTTAGCAATTTTTTCAACATTATGATTGAATTCAACCCCTGTGGATATTTTGATTTAATATTCAAAAAACGGGTTTGGATACATCTGATGCTGTACAATTGAAAACCCTTATTCTTTAATAGGTTTGTTTTAAAGAACTGTGAGTGTGAAGGTTAGTTTAGGAATAATAGAGTTTGTTATATCTCAAAAACGAACCGAATCCGTATACTTGGAATTTTCAATTTTTATTTAAAATTACGGCTTGATCGATGAACTGCACAGTATTTGTTGTGTAGCCAGGGGAAAGTGTAGTGTCTTAAGGGAAATAAGTTGTAAGTAAATTCTGTATCGTAAGTAATACGACGTAAAACATCGATGAACGGCATAAAAAAAGAGGCTCTAAGGCCTCTTTTTAAGAATTAATCGTTCGCCAAATATAAAAACCCTTGAAATTCAAGGTCTAAGTCGTCTAGTGTAACAATGTAAAAATATACGCCCGATGGAAGTCCATCGCCTCTTGTTACAACAAAGTTATTTTGTGTTGAAAGTCCGTTGAACTCATTGGTGTAATTTGCTTTTTCGAATACTTTGAGTCCCTCTCGGTTATAAATTTGCATGAAGTTATTTGGTGAAAGTGCCAATTCCGGGATTTCAAGAAAGTCATTTATACCATCTCCGTTAGGGGAAACAAAATAATTTTCTAGGTCCAGATAATCTCTAGGTTCGCCCATTGCAGCAAAAGTGAGTACCTCATAGTCATCTGGAACAAAAGAACCAGAAGCTACCACACCTTGATTCAGATTTCCAGCAGGAGCAGGTCCACCAAGGCTTTCCCATCGGTTTGAGGTTTTGCTATAACCTACTATAACAATTTCGTTAACATCATTGGTCAAAAGACCCATATTACTACGTTCGTTCCAAGAGAGTTGAATTGCAGAAGATACGGAACCTTCTAAATGCCAAAACTCTACGGTACTAATGTCGCCAATTTCTACGTCTTTATTATTGGTGTTGAACGCACCCGGAAGTATACTTGGACTATTTGGGTCTTCTATATAGTAGGCACATCTTGCTACGGCATTAACGCCTTCCGAGTTTAGTATTAAGGGACGTAAATACTGAAAATCTCCTACTGGGAAAATAAAGTTTTGCTGATTATTTACGCTTACATACCCATCTACCTTACTAATATCATTCTGGCCATTAGGGAAGGCATCTGTTAAAAAATTAAGGGTAATGTTAGGTTGTACGCGGTCTGTAATGATATCTCCGCTAACGAAATTGGCATTGTTCAATACGTTTAATGCGTTCTGTAAAACCGTACCTCCACCCGTTACGAATTCCACATCATACAAAGTAGCGGGTAAGCTACCGCTAATGGTACGGAGGTTGTCTCCATAAAAACCGACCAAGCCTAGATTCTCATCAAAACTACCATCATTTACCAAATTGGTATGGAGGCCCATAACACCACCTTCGTGAATACGCAGGTTGCCGGTATTGTACAACGCCTCTTGTGCTTGTACGCCCGTTGCCAAAATAAGAGCTGCTATGTAAAGATGTTTCTTCATGTTCTGTACAAGATTAAACTCAGTTGTGCCCGTTTTTATTGGTTTAGAAGTGCTTTAATTTCTTCTATATCATTTTTCATGGACTTTAACTCGTTGGTCATGGCTTCTTTTTCCGCTTTTAGTTTTTTGATTTCCTTTTCCTGTTCTATGGTGTGAAGGAAAAGTTCTTCTATTTTTTCTAGGTTTTGCAAGTTAGAAGCACTCAGGTTCCATTGTCCCTTTTCTTTCGCTTCCACGGCAGAGGTAACACCTGGTAGGTGATGATTTTCTTTTATAAAAGCTTCTACTTCTACAAGGTTTGTAAAGTTGTAGGTGTCTTTTAATTCTGAGTTACCTAAGAAGTACTTTTGGAAAACGTAATCGGGGATATTATCAACCAATGCTCCGTCATAGATTACATCTCCAGAAGTAATTAAATTACCATCTGCAAGAATATTACCAGCTACATGAAGTTTTTCAGAAGGGTTAGTAGTTCCAATACCTACATTTTGTAATGCGTCAATTCTTAAAGCTTCATTACCATCAGTCGAAAAACCGAGTTGAAGATTGGCCGCTCTGAACATCCCCGTTCCATTATCCCCATTAGTATAGAACCCGTAACTAGGTAGGTTAGCAGAACCAGGACTAGCTGCGAAGCCACCTCTTGATCTCGTTTGACCGTTTACATCTAATTTATCAGTTGATTGGACAGGTTCAGTTCCTCCGAATATCCCAATCCCAACGCTGCCAGATCCTGTAAAATTTAGTTTATTACCATCTAAATCGTACGTTCGATCTGCAGTTTGAGTTAAGTCCGATTCTGCAATATTTTTGGCATCAGCCCAAGCAACAGCAGTGCCATTTGTTGTTAATATTTGACCGTCTGTTCCTTGTGAAATTTTATCAGGAGTAACATTGTCGTTGGCAATACTATTGGTAACCACAGCTCCTGCTGCAATCTCATCTGTATTTACCGCTCCCGTAGCTATTTTATCTGCTGTAATAGCATTGGTAGCTATTATGGTAGCAGAAGTTGGTCCAGTTACTTCTCCTGCTAAATTGTCAACTGCAAAGCTAGTTCCTGTAAGTGTAAGACCAGCTCCTCCTGTATAAGTTGTAGATCCACCATTATCAGTTCCTATGGTCCATTGTGTTGTAGCCTGATTCCACTTTAGGATTTGACCGGTTGTAGTTGCACCCATTGGACTAAGGTCATCTAAGGCAATTGTATTAGGTGCTATTTTAGCTGATGTAACAGCATTTGCAATTATGTTTTCTTCGATAACAGCATCTATGGCTAATTCATCGGTTCCAATTACATCATCAGCAATAACAGTAGCAGAAGTTGGTCCAGTTACTTCTCCTTGTAAATTGTCAACTGTAAAGCTAGTTCCTGTAAGTGTAAGACCAGCTCCTCCTGTATAAGTTGTAGATCCACCATTATCAGTTCCTATGGTCCACGTTAAATTATCTTGGTCCCATTTTAATATTTCTCCATTGGCCGTTGCTCCCATTGGGCTAAGGTCAACTAGAGCAATGCTACTATTTTTAATTTTATCAGAGTCTATACTTTCGTCTTTAACTTGTAAAGCATCTGTAATAATTTCAATCGTAGTATCATCAACACCAATATTATAACCCTTACCATCAGTCTGGACTACCAAAGCGTCATCTGTATCAGCATCCGTAATGGAAAGTTCACCTGCATCTTCCCAAGAAACGGCTCCAGTTCCATTAGAGGTCAATACCTGATTGGCATCTCCGCGATCTCCGGCAATTTCAATACCGTTGTAAAGGACGATGTCTCCATTGTTTTTTACGGTGAAAGCTTTGTCCGCTAGGGTAGGGATATCAGTAGTGGCTGCAGTATTTTGTAGAAAATGAAAATCGCCTACACCCCATGCTCCTAGTCTTTCGTAGGCTAAAGCCCCTTTACCATGTGAGCCGCCACGATCAACGGCAAATAATATTCCAGCACCGGCTCCACCAGAATTCAACCCATTTTCATTTTGAATCTGAAGAGGGTAGGCAAAATTAGTAGCACCAGAAACACGTTCAGCAATTACTACCTTGGCATTGTCTCCTACTGGGCTATCAGGGTCAGCACCGGCTCCTTTTTTTAGGCCGATAAATAAAGCACCTGAACTTATTCTTTTTGTAGGATCCCAAAACAGAGCGCCATTGTCTCTATCAGTCGTAGTGGCATAGGTATCAATTGGTTTTCCACTTGCATCCGCGAAAAACAGTGAATTTGGTTCCCCGGTGTGTGGGGCAAAAGGAGCCCACTCAACTTCATTAGTAGTACTGTTGGTAATTAGCATTTGGTCTGCAGGTGTAGCTAAAGGTTCTGCAGGTTTGATTCTTAAATTGTCGTCCGTGTGAATTTCAATGGTAGCATCATCTACATTTATGTCGTAACCGTTACTAGCGTCGTAATCGGAAAGTCCGTCTTCCGCATCAGTATCTACAACAACTGTAGCTCCATCAGGAACAGGAACCCAAGTTACTAAATCAGTATCTTTATCAGTAATCAACATTTGATCAGCAGGAGTAGCTAATGCAACAGCCGGTTTAATAGCTATGTCAACTTCATTATTTGCCGTGTCATCCGTTACGGATAGAAAACCTGTATCAGCAGCATTTATACTTTTGAAAGGTAAATTTACTCCAGCTTTAGGTAGAGCAATAGCTACACCTCCTACACCTTGGCTAGAAGAAGTGTTTACTTCACCACCGGCACTAATGCCATCTACTTCAGTTTGAATCTCAACCAAGGCATCTTGAACATTGGTACTAACCGTATTTCCTGTTGCTGTGAAGGGGACTTCTGCAGCTGTTTGGTTGTCTGTACTACCACCTGCCAAGGCAGCATCTATCCCTGCTAAATGCGCTTCTACATCTGCAGTTGCAGCGGTATAGTTTACAGCTGTTGCTGCAACGGGTACTTGTGCTGCATTTTGGTTAGTTCCTGTACCACCACCATCTAAATCATCCAGATTGATTGTACCGTTAAAGCCTCCGTCAGTACCTGTAAAAGTAAGGTTATTGTCAGCTGCGTTATATACTACATTTGAGATAACACCATCAGCGGTTCCAGTACCACCGGCCAAAGAACTTAAGTCTACCGTAGTATTGGTTCCTGCTTCTGTAATAACCAATTCGTTAGCGGCATTCAAAAGAACGCCAGTTATAAGTTCATTCGTAACACTACCATCAACTTCATCATCCGCATTAATAACATAGGCATTAGTGGCTGTACCCGTTCCTGTGATAGAAACATTGTTTCCTGCAGTAATATTTGTATCTGACCCATCTGCTCTGGGGATAGTAACAAAACCTGGACGGCCAGTTAATGAGAGTTGATTGGATACTGGGTCAAAATTAATATCCTGTAATTCGTTAATATTACTATTATCGCTAGCCGCTATATCAGCTGCATTTGCTGCAATATTATCTTCTAAAGAAGTGGCATCAAAGAAAGCACCTCCATCGGTAGTAGAAATGGTAATAGAATTATCTGCATCACCACTAACCACATTGGCACCGGTAATGAAACCGGCATCATTATTAAAAAAACTTAAAGGAAGACTATCGCGGTCAATGGCATACGGGCCAACTGCATTTTGAGCAATTCTAGCTTTATCTACGGCATTAGGCGCTAATTTTCCTCTACCAATAGATCCATTTTGTATGTCCACTCCGTTAATACCACCATTCAAAATTTGGTCACTGGTAATACTATTAGGGGCTATCTCAAAATTGTTGCCGCCTTCTGTTGGCGTAATTACAATGGTACTTTCAGAATTTACAATAGGGGTAGCCGTGAGAGCGCCACCGCCAACACCATCGCACATACTGATCCATGCAGTGCCATCAAAATAGTACACACAATCGGCGGTAGTGTTATAGACCAAGGCACCACGGTTGGGTACAATAGTGGTCATTTGTAATGAATCTACCCTAGTAATGACCAATACCTTATCTGAACTTTCTAGTTCTAGAATAGAGGCAGGATCAATGACCTGGGGGTTGTCACCTATTTTTACTTGTGCTTGAGCAAAACTGATGAGGAAAAAACCGATAAAAAATAACGGTATCGAGATGCGCTTTTGCATACTATTGCGATTTAAGGTATTAGGGTCAACAAAAATAAAATTATCTTAGTATTAATCTAATTTAACAAGACAAACTACAGATTAGTCTAGCTAAAAGGATTACGGGTCTTAGTAATGAGGTAGTTATGTCATTGATTTTAGTTCTATTACGAATTAACAAAAGTTTAGCCACCATGTTTTTTTTAAGACCAAAACTTGTATTTTCTTTATCCACTTAATTAAAAAGAGCTACAGCTTTATATGGTACGAAAGTACTGCTTATAAAGTTGCCTTAAAATTTAGTATAAAAAAACCGTGTCTTTTTTCAAGACTACTTATAAAACAACCAGATGAAGATTATCCCTACTGTATTATGTATACTTTTTGCTTTCTTATCCGTAACTGCTCAAGATGATGATCGCTTATTGTTGCGAGGTACGGTACTATACAGAAATATAAGTGTGCCTAACGAGAATGTTATTAATATAACTACGGAGAATGCCGTAATATCTGATGAAAAGGGGCAGTTTGCAATTATGGCCAAAGCGGGTGATGAATTGGCATTTACTGCGGTAAACTATCAATTAGAAGTAGTAAAAGTCACTGAGGCCATTATTAAGAACGGCCGTTTGGTTGTTGAGGTAAATGAAAAAGTAACCGAATTAGATGAGGTGGTAGTTAGCCCGGAGAACGAGGAGAAGTTTATACAGTTACAGAATGAAGAATTTAAAAAGATCGAGTATGATATTGATCGCTCCTCGGAAGTGGAAAATATAGCTTTGAGCCAATCTGATAGAGGAATGAAAGATGGACTTAACTTTGTAAACATTTTTAAGGCATTGGCTAAAACGGCAAAATCGGAAGATGCGGACAAGCGCCCACGTATGAAAATGAGCCAGGTGCTAAGGCAGGTATATGATGATGAGTTTTTTGTTACAGATCTTAAATTGTCTCAGGCCTCAATAGACGATTTTTTACAATATATAGATACCCATGAACCTGAATACGCGTTGCTTTTAAAGAAAAACGAATTTGAGTTGATTGATTTTCTTGTAAACAAAAGCAAAGCGTACCGAGAACAAATGAATGAAGAGAAATAAACTTCTTTATCTATTTTTTTTCCTACCTCTGGCATCATTGTGTGCCCAGAATTTTTTATCGACAGAAATTGAAGGTCGTGTTTATAGTGAAGATGGAGATGTTGCCGCCACTCATGTGTTAAATACCACTACAAAAAAGGCTACGATTACAGATATTGATGGGTTTTTTAATATTACCGTAAAGCTGAATGATACTTTGGTGTTTTCCGCCGTTCAGTATAAGCGCAAAGAGGTTGTAATTTCTTTAAGTATTCTTGAAAGCAAGCTTTTAATGGTTCCTTTAGAAGAAGCTTTGACGGAGCTGGATGAAGTTATAGTAATGCCGTATAGCCTTTCGGGTAACATAGCAAGTGATTTAAACACCTTAAAAACCGAAGCCGTTGTTACGGCTTCAACTTTAGGGTTGCCAAATGCATATGTCAAGCCCATAAGTAAAGCCGAACGCGAATTTCAGGCTGCAACGGCAAACCCGTATATGAGCTTTGATCCTTTGATCAATATGATTACAGGACGAAAAAAAATGTTGAAAGCTCGCGTAAAACGGAATAATACGTACGCTAGAACGGAGCGGGTCCGTGAGTTCTATGCGGATTCTCTTTTTACATCCGAGCTAAAAATTCCCTTGGACAAAATTGATGAGTTTATGTATTTCTGTGAGGTAGATGCTACTTTTCAGGAGGTTGTAGATACCCATGACCATTTAAAAATTTGGGCGTTCATGGAGCGGAAAAGTGCGGTCTACAGAAAAAACAACACCTTAGATTGATACCTTTTTGGCATAACATTTGCCTATTTTTGCAATAGAAAATGAGATTATGAAGTCTTTTAAAAAGTTCTTGGTAGTATTGGTACTTCCTTTAATGGCATTCTCCGCCGCACACAAGTTTTACGTTAGCGTAACGAACGTTAATTATTCGGAAAAGGACAAGGCATTGCAGATTACCTCCCGTGTTTTTATAGATGATTTGGATAAATTGTTGTTAGAGCGGTATGATATAAAAGCGAAGTTGAATACGGACAATGAATCCCCTTTGGCAGATGAATATTTAGAGAAATATCTGAGGTCAAAATTTGTGGTGGAAGTAAACGGAAGCACTGCGTCATACTCCTATATTGGTAGGAAATATGATGCAGATGTACTTATTTTTTATGTTGAAGTACCAAATATTGAGTTGTCTACCCTGAAATCTATCCAAATAGAGAACGAAATTCTTACAGACCTTTTTGAGGATCAGCAAAATATTGTGCACTTAAAATTCGGAAATGATAAAAAGAGCTTCGTTTTGGTAAAATCGCGTACTAAAGGAATGTTAAAATTATAACATTTAGGTAACTATTCCTTAAAATATTATAATTTTCACGGATTAAAACCACACAGATATATGAACAAATTAAAGTATTGTTTTGCTTCGTTACTTTTTGTATTTGCCAACATTTTAATGGCACAAGAAGGTATTAATGCGGACAAGGAACCTGGTCACTATAATCAAAGCAAATTCAAACAGTTATACGAAGAGTTTGCAACTCCTAACAATTATCGTTCAGCTTCAGGAACTCCTGGGCCTGATTATTATCAGCAGCAAGCAGACTATAAAATGGATATTGAGCTTGATGATAAAAATGCAAAAATCTACGGTACAGAAACCATTACTTACACCAATAACTCTCCGGATAATCTAGAATATCTTTGGTTGCAATTGGATCAGAACGTACGTGCCAAAACATCAAAGTCGCCTTTGCGCGATGGTGGTGGTGTGCCAATGGCAGAACAGGCAGGTGCTTTTGCCCAAAAATATATGACCGAGCCTTTTAACGGTGGTTTCAATATAGCCTACGTAAAAGATGCAAACGGAAAGCCTTTAAAATATACCATCAACCAGACTATGATGCGTATAGATATTCCCCAACCTTTAAAGAGTAAAGAGCAGGTATCATTTTCAATAAAGTGGGATTACAATATTCCTAATCACACTATTAATAGAGCCCGTTCTGGTTACGAATATTTTGAAAAAGATGGTAATCGTTCTTATGTTATTGCGCAGTTCTTTCCAAGAATGGCAGTGTATAGTGACGTAGAGGGTTGGCAGAACCATCAGTTTTGGGGAAGCGGTGAGTTTGCCCTTACTTTTGGTGATTATGATGTAAATATTACGGTACCGGCGGATCATATTTTAGATGCTACGGGAACACTTCAGAATAGAAAAGACGTTTTTTCCAAAGAAATGATGAAGCGTTACGAAAAAGCCAAAAAGTCTTATGACAAGCCTGTATTGATTGTAACCCAAGAAGAGGCCGAAGAAGCAGAGAAAGGCTTTTCTGAAAAGAAGAAAACCTGGAAGTTTAGAGCAGAGAACGTAAGAGATTACGGTTTTGCAACTTCGAGAAAGTTTATTTGGGATATGCAGGCTGTAAAAGTGGGTAGCAAAGATGTTATGGCGGTTTCGCTTTACCCAAAAGAAGGTAACCCA
This genomic interval from Zobellia roscoffensis contains the following:
- a CDS encoding beta strand repeat-containing protein; the protein is MQKRISIPLFFIGFFLISFAQAQVKIGDNPQVIDPASILELESSDKVLVITRVDSLQMTTIVPNRGALVYNTTADCVYYFDGTAWISMCDGVGGGALTATPIVNSESTIVITPTEGGNNFEIAPNSITSDQILNGGINGVDIQNGSIGRGKLAPNAVDKARIAQNAVGPYAIDRDSLPLSFFNNDAGFITGANVVSGDADNSITISTTDGGAFFDATSLEDNIAANAADIAASDNSNINELQDINFDPVSNQLSLTGRPGFVTIPRADGSDTNITAGNNVSITGTGTATNAYVINADDEVDGSVTNELITGVLLNAANELVITEAGTNTTVDLSSLAGGTGTADGVISNVVYNAADNNLTFTGTDGGFNGTINLDDLDGGGTGTNQNAAQVPVAATAVNYTAATADVEAHLAGIDAALAGGSTDNQTAAEVPFTATGNTVSTNVQDALVEIQTEVDGISAGGEVNTSSSQGVGGVAIALPKAGVNLPFKSINAADTGFLSVTDDTANNEVDIAIKPAVALATPADQMLITDKDTDLVTWVPVPDGATVVVDTDAEDGLSDYDASNGYDINVDDATIEIHTDDNLRIKPAEPLATPADQMLITNSTTNEVEWAPFAPHTGEPNSLFFADASGKPIDTYATTTDRDNGALFWDPTKRISSGALFIGLKKGAGADPDSPVGDNAKVVIAERVSGATNFAYPLQIQNENGLNSGGAGAGILFAVDRGGSHGKGALAYERLGAWGVGDFHFLQNTAATTDIPTLADKAFTVKNNGDIVLYNGIEIAGDRGDANQVLTSNGTGAVSWEDAGELSITDADTDDALVVQTDGKGYNIGVDDTTIEIITDALQVKDESIDSDKIKNSSIALVDLSPMGATANGEILKWDQDNLTWTIGTDNGGSTTYTGGAGLTLTGTSFTVDNLQGEVTGPTSATVIADDVIGTDELAIDAVIEENIIANAVTSAKIAPNTIALDDLSPMGATTTGQILKWNQATTQWTIGTDNGGSTTYTGGAGLTLTGTSFAVDNLAGEVTGPTSATIIATNAITADKIATGAVNTDEIAAGAVVTNSIANDNVTPDKISQGTDGQILTTNGTAVAWADAKNIAESDLTQTADRTYDLDGNKLNFTGSGSVGIGIFGGTEPVQSTDKLDVNGQTRSRGGFAASPGSANLPSYGFYTNGDNGTGMFRAANLQLGFSTDGNEALRIDALQNVGIGTTNPSEKLHVAGNILADGNLITSGDVIYDGALVDNIPDYVFQKYFLGNSELKDTYNFTNLVEVEAFIKENHHLPGVTSAVEAKEKGQWNLSASNLQNLEKIEELFLHTIEQEKEIKKLKAEKEAMTNELKSMKNDIEEIKALLNQ
- a CDS encoding carboxypeptidase-like regulatory domain-containing protein; this encodes MKRNKLLYLFFFLPLASLCAQNFLSTEIEGRVYSEDGDVAATHVLNTTTKKATITDIDGFFNITVKLNDTLVFSAVQYKRKEVVISLSILESKLLMVPLEEALTELDEVIVMPYSLSGNIASDLNTLKTEAVVTASTLGLPNAYVKPISKAEREFQAATANPYMSFDPLINMITGRKKMLKARVKRNNTYARTERVREFYADSLFTSELKIPLDKIDEFMYFCEVDATFQEVVDTHDHLKIWAFMERKSAVYRKNNTLD
- a CDS encoding DUF6702 family protein, with translation MKSFKKFLVVLVLPLMAFSAAHKFYVSVTNVNYSEKDKALQITSRVFIDDLDKLLLERYDIKAKLNTDNESPLADEYLEKYLRSKFVVEVNGSTASYSYIGRKYDADVLIFYVEVPNIELSTLKSIQIENEILTDLFEDQQNIVHLKFGNDKKSFVLVKSRTKGMLKL